The Staphylothermus marinus F1 genome has a segment encoding these proteins:
- a CDS encoding HD domain-containing protein, protein MINKYSTILPILQNLSKQIMGDDFSHGYPHILRVRKWAQRIVEEEKLGNKIDGFILEASILLHDIGRVIGEPHAYYSAIFTEGILRWYGVDQLTINKIKNVILYHSYSYSRKNNIKPEIVEAYILSDADKLDALGIIGFLRVFHYSWQNNRSLKDTLNHFYEKILNLKKLMYFEYSRKKAEELTNRILQLLDMLSNELDTKYFIKQV, encoded by the coding sequence TTGATCAATAAATATTCCACTATTCTGCCTATTCTCCAAAACTTATCAAAGCAAATAATGGGAGACGACTTTAGCCATGGATACCCACATATATTAAGAGTTAGGAAATGGGCTCAGAGAATTGTAGAGGAAGAGAAGCTAGGGAATAAAATTGATGGTTTTATTTTGGAGGCAAGTATTCTCCTTCATGATATAGGTAGAGTTATTGGAGAACCCCATGCATATTATTCAGCAATTTTTACTGAGGGAATACTTAGATGGTATGGTGTGGATCAATTAACAATTAATAAAATAAAAAACGTCATACTATATCATAGTTATAGTTATTCTAGAAAAAACAATATTAAACCAGAAATAGTTGAAGCATATATTTTAAGCGATGCAGATAAACTAGATGCTCTGGGTATAATAGGTTTTCTCCGAGTCTTTCATTATTCCTGGCAAAATAATAGATCTCTCAAGGATACACTAAATCATTTCTACGAGAAAATATTGAATTTAAAAAAGCTAATGTATTTTGAATATAGTAGGAAAAAAGCTGAAGAATTAACGAATAGAATATTACAACTACTTGATATGCTATCTAATGAATTAGATACAAAATATTTTATAAAACAAGTTTAA
- a CDS encoding slipin family protein, translating into MLPGIIFLVIILLIFLAMSIKIVREYERAVIFRLGRLLGAKGPGLFFIIPFVDNFIKVDLRVTTVDVPEQQIITKDNVTVGVDAVVYYRVFDPVLAVTRVENYHYAVMMMAQTTLRDIIGQVELDDLLSRREEINKRLQAILDEVTDPWGIKVTAVTLKQVRLPESMLRAMARQAEAERWRRAKIIEAEGEKQASIILGEAAKIYEQHPAALRLRELQTLLEIAKEKNLIIISPSTLGAETSLLGTAIALSRKTSGSGGSGE; encoded by the coding sequence ATGTTGCCAGGCATAATATTTCTAGTAATTATTCTATTAATATTCTTAGCAATGAGTATTAAAATAGTGAGAGAATATGAGAGAGCAGTAATATTCAGGCTTGGAAGGCTTCTTGGTGCTAAGGGACCTGGACTCTTCTTCATAATACCATTCGTGGATAATTTTATAAAAGTAGATCTAAGAGTAACTACTGTTGATGTTCCCGAACAACAAATAATAACTAAGGATAATGTAACTGTTGGTGTTGATGCAGTAGTTTATTACAGGGTATTCGATCCCGTTCTAGCTGTTACCAGAGTTGAAAACTATCATTATGCTGTAATGATGATGGCTCAGACAACACTTAGAGACATTATTGGACAAGTAGAACTAGATGATCTCCTCAGTAGGAGGGAGGAAATTAATAAGAGGCTTCAAGCAATTCTAGACGAAGTAACTGATCCTTGGGGTATTAAAGTAACAGCTGTAACTCTTAAACAAGTAAGACTTCCAGAATCAATGCTTCGTGCAATGGCTAGACAAGCTGAAGCTGAGAGATGGAGACGTGCAAAAATAATTGAGGCCGAGGGAGAAAAACAAGCATCTATAATCTTGGGCGAAGCAGCTAAAATCTATGAACAACATCCTGCAGCACTACGTTTAAGAGAACTACAAACACTCCTAGAAATCGCTAAGGAGAAGAACCTAATAATAATATCTCCATCAACTCTCGGTGCAGAAACATCGTTATTAGGAACAGCTATTGCTCTATCTAGAAAAACTAGTGGCAGTGGTGGTAGTGGAGAGTGA
- a CDS encoding NfeD family protein yields MSNILNKLFYIFLLLTILTISIKPVFSQETHYIVTVNINGEINYGTQYLLEEALSEAEKLDAPLIMILDTPGGLLDSANNMIKLIRNSNVPVIGYVYPAGAQAWSAGTLILLATHIAAMAPGTLIGAAQPVLYDPTTGTFKPINESKIINPIVGIITTLAEDRGRNKTAAELFVRKNLYLTAEKALKYHVIEVIALNMDDLINKIDGWTVKLDNGREYVLRTKGAVLYHYSGSIRVYVVKALSDPIINSLVATLGVLMLIFGLLSGHYLVVPLAIGLIILSLIGTGFSINAVSLALLVIGAVALAIELFTPGFGVLGFTGIILIALSIALLPMLNPGWLISPSYQATLFWTGISLGIGLGAFTGFILYKIIKVKKQPPKLTTVPEGSVGKAIDNIGPNNPGFVIVEGEYWKAISDEEIHKGDKIVVIGKEGPLLKVRKISIHMEKEK; encoded by the coding sequence GTGAGTAATATATTGAATAAACTATTCTATATATTTTTATTACTCACCATATTGACTATTAGTATTAAACCTGTATTTTCCCAAGAGACACATTATATTGTAACTGTTAATATAAATGGAGAAATAAATTATGGTACACAATATCTTTTAGAGGAAGCTTTAAGTGAGGCCGAAAAACTAGATGCACCACTAATAATGATCCTTGATACCCCTGGAGGTCTTCTCGACTCCGCGAATAACATGATAAAGCTGATTAGGAATAGTAATGTCCCTGTAATAGGATATGTTTATCCAGCTGGAGCACAGGCTTGGAGTGCTGGCACACTTATATTGCTTGCTACTCATATTGCAGCTATGGCTCCGGGAACTCTTATCGGTGCAGCACAACCAGTACTATATGATCCGACAACAGGTACTTTTAAACCAATAAATGAATCTAAAATTATTAATCCAATTGTAGGAATAATAACTACACTCGCAGAGGATCGGGGCAGAAATAAGACTGCCGCCGAATTATTTGTTAGAAAAAATCTTTATTTAACAGCTGAAAAAGCCCTTAAATATCATGTAATAGAAGTTATTGCATTAAATATGGATGATTTAATAAATAAGATTGATGGATGGACGGTTAAATTAGATAATGGGAGAGAATACGTCTTAAGAACAAAAGGAGCTGTTTTATATCATTATAGTGGTAGTATAAGGGTTTATGTTGTAAAAGCTCTTAGTGACCCAATAATAAACAGTTTAGTGGCAACACTAGGAGTATTAATGCTTATCTTCGGTTTGCTTAGTGGTCACTACTTAGTTGTGCCTCTAGCTATTGGTTTAATTATATTATCCCTTATTGGTACAGGATTCTCCATAAATGCTGTTAGTTTAGCATTGCTCGTAATAGGTGCAGTTGCTTTAGCAATTGAATTATTCACTCCTGGCTTTGGCGTCTTAGGATTTACCGGCATAATATTAATTGCCTTATCAATAGCTTTGCTCCCAATGCTCAATCCCGGATGGCTTATTTCTCCAAGTTATCAAGCAACACTTTTCTGGACAGGAATATCTCTAGGCATAGGTCTCGGAGCATTCACTGGTTTCATACTATATAAAATAATAAAAGTCAAAAAACAACCACCCAAATTAACCACAGTACCTGAAGGCTCGGTTGGCAAAGCAATAGATAATATAGGACCAAATAATCCTGGTTTTGTCATTGTTGAGGGAGAGTATTGGAAAGCAATTAGTGATGAGGAAATCCATAAGGGAGATAAAATAGTTGTTATCGGCAAGGAGGGGCCATTATTGAAGGTTAGAAAAATAAGCATTCATATGGAAAAAGAAAAATAA
- a CDS encoding glucodextranase DOMON-like domain-containing protein has protein sequence MNYKYVSLILLAMLVLSMLFPSALGIRNAIANNQNTAKKLVVAVDLAHGESDKYLSYIEGNISWVEWREITNAITPDTLSDVDVLIIGQPTSALSPDEMTAIKDWLAQGNKVLWVAGDSDYGGGPSTQQACNDLLEFLGAKLRLELAAVYDDIHNAKAFYRVLTRVMPDNNTLLRTDLISAGISKPILMHGPDAVIWVDESGNYHDPVNETFPGLVRIIWSYNTAYIGDNNPPTPLVYNPLFYGQGTGNHTFVMVAGEYWNETNNMIIVSGESPYGDYEPMYSWEYYNVSLDGPKFIKNMITWFDYLVNILPSIPRITVAVDLAHGESDKYLSYIMGNITFVNWKIIDTAITPDELNGVDVLIIGQPTSALSPDEMTAIKDWLATGNKALWVAGDSDYGGGPSTQQACNDLLEFLGAKLRLELAAVYDDIHNAKAFYRVLTRVIPDNVTELKTDIISMGITKPILMHGPDAVIWVDESGNYHDPVNETFPGLIRIVWSYNTAYIGDNNPPTPLVYNPLFYGQGTGNHTFVMVAAEYWNESNNIIVVSGESPYGDYEPMYSWEYYNVSLDGPKFIANMITWFAINIKPAAPQLTLIGELTDPEGDDNGYGNLTYPTNEVFQPGVFDMLKFGVYEDSDNVYFKVTVKNLGDNPWSGPNGFCLQHVQIYMLTTDDTLPKNTSTIGLNVEIWHGWNYVLLMVPGWDSAPAPQGQLSALYDATGKLLAVETLNNTIDVYVDPSNNNTIVAKVSKSLLTDVANIKDWVFVVALAGYDGYAPYKVRSIVAGNATEWNFGGGDPQAINAGVQPMIIDLLAPTAQDQYNMLSSYNAAAKSMAVIGGVKLSTGELLTPPTTTTTTTTTTTTTTTTTTTTTTTTTTTTTTTTPPATTTTTTTTTSPPTTTPTTPAAGGVSTTTWAIIVAIIIIIIIAIIAWYYTRKK, from the coding sequence ATGAATTATAAATACGTATCGCTCATATTGTTAGCTATGCTAGTATTATCCATGCTATTCCCTTCAGCATTAGGAATAAGAAATGCGATCGCTAATAATCAGAATACTGCGAAAAAACTAGTTGTAGCAGTAGATCTGGCTCATGGTGAAAGCGATAAATACCTATCATATATTGAAGGCAATATATCATGGGTTGAATGGAGAGAAATCACAAATGCAATAACACCTGATACATTATCAGATGTCGACGTATTGATTATTGGCCAGCCAACATCTGCATTATCACCAGATGAAATGACAGCAATCAAAGACTGGCTGGCACAAGGCAACAAGGTTCTATGGGTTGCTGGTGACAGCGACTATGGTGGAGGGCCATCTACACAGCAGGCATGCAACGATCTATTGGAGTTTCTTGGAGCAAAACTAAGACTGGAGCTTGCTGCTGTTTATGATGATATTCATAATGCTAAAGCATTCTACCGTGTACTAACACGCGTAATGCCAGATAATAACACATTGTTAAGAACAGATCTTATCTCTGCCGGCATATCCAAGCCTATTTTGATGCATGGTCCTGACGCTGTTATATGGGTAGATGAATCTGGAAACTACCATGATCCAGTAAACGAAACATTCCCAGGATTGGTGAGGATTATATGGAGTTATAACACTGCATATATAGGCGACAATAACCCGCCGACTCCACTAGTATATAATCCATTATTCTATGGACAAGGCACAGGTAACCATACATTCGTTATGGTGGCGGGAGAATACTGGAACGAGACAAACAACATGATTATTGTAAGCGGAGAGTCACCTTATGGTGATTATGAGCCAATGTATTCATGGGAATACTACAACGTATCACTAGACGGGCCAAAATTCATTAAGAACATGATTACATGGTTTGATTACTTAGTTAACATTTTGCCCTCTATACCAAGAATAACTGTTGCAGTTGACCTAGCCCATGGTGAAAGCGACAAGTACTTATCATACATTATGGGTAACATAACATTTGTCAACTGGAAAATAATAGATACAGCGATCACACCCGACGAGTTAAACGGCGTTGATGTATTGATTATTGGCCAGCCAACATCTGCATTATCACCAGATGAAATGACAGCAATCAAAGACTGGTTAGCTACCGGAAATAAAGCATTATGGGTTGCTGGTGACAGCGACTATGGTGGAGGGCCATCTACACAGCAAGCTTGTAATGACTTATTAGAATTCCTAGGTGCAAAGTTGAGATTAGAACTCGCTGCTGTTTATGATGATATTCATAATGCTAAAGCATTCTACCGTGTACTAACACGGGTAATACCAGATAATGTTACAGAGTTAAAGACAGACATCATATCCATGGGTATCACCAAGCCTATTTTGATGCATGGTCCTGACGCTGTTATATGGGTAGATGAATCTGGAAACTACCATGATCCAGTAAACGAAACATTCCCAGGACTAATAAGAATTGTATGGAGCTACAATACAGCTTATATCGGTGATAACAACCCGCCAACACCTCTCGTTTACAACCCATTATTCTATGGACAAGGCACAGGTAACCATACATTTGTAATGGTGGCTGCCGAGTATTGGAATGAATCAAACAATATCATAGTGGTTAGTGGAGAGTCACCTTATGGTGATTATGAACCAATGTATTCATGGGAATACTACAACGTATCACTAGACGGGCCAAAATTCATAGCAAATATGATAACATGGTTCGCCATAAACATTAAACCTGCAGCTCCACAGTTAACACTCATAGGAGAACTAACTGACCCTGAAGGCGACGATAACGGATACGGAAACCTAACATATCCAACTAACGAAGTATTCCAGCCCGGCGTCTTCGACATGTTAAAGTTTGGAGTATACGAGGATTCCGATAACGTATACTTCAAGGTCACAGTTAAGAACTTAGGAGACAATCCATGGAGTGGCCCCAACGGATTCTGTCTACAACACGTACAGATCTATATGTTAACAACAGATGATACACTACCGAAGAACACATCAACTATAGGATTAAACGTTGAGATATGGCATGGATGGAACTATGTATTACTAATGGTGCCAGGCTGGGATTCCGCCCCTGCTCCGCAGGGACAATTATCAGCGCTATATGATGCAACAGGAAAACTATTAGCAGTTGAAACACTCAACAACACAATAGATGTCTATGTTGATCCATCAAACAACAATACTATTGTAGCCAAGGTAAGCAAATCATTACTCACAGATGTAGCTAATATTAAAGACTGGGTCTTTGTAGTAGCACTAGCAGGATATGATGGATACGCACCTTACAAGGTGAGAAGCATAGTAGCAGGAAACGCTACTGAGTGGAACTTTGGAGGAGGAGATCCTCAAGCCATTAATGCAGGAGTACAACCGATGATAATAGACCTTCTAGCACCAACAGCTCAAGACCAGTACAATATGCTATCAAGTTATAACGCAGCAGCTAAGTCAATGGCTGTAATCGGTGGAGTAAAGCTATCAACAGGAGAGCTATTAACTCCACCAACGACTACGACAACCACGACTACTACAACAACTACGACCACTACAACAACTACTACCACGACTACTACTACCACGACCACAACTACAACAACTACTCCCCCAGCAACCACGACTACAACTACTACGACAACATCTCCGCCAACAACAACACCAACAACACCAGCAGCAGGTGGAGTAAGCACAACAACATGGGCAATAATAGTAGCAATAATCATAATCATAATAATAGCAATAATAGCATGGTACTACACAAGAAAGAAATAA
- a CDS encoding ABC transporter ATP-binding protein produces the protein MTRVRLENVTKVYGSVIAVDHVSFEVESGELFTLLGPSGCGKTTTLRIIAGFEVPEEGKVYFDDEEVTFLKPYLRNTAMVFQNYALWPHMTVYDNVAYGLRIRRKQLGLSEEDIRRKVKWALELVKLEGLENRYPLQLSGGQQQRVALARALVVEPRVLLLDEPLSNLDAKLRIEMREEIKRLQKKLGITTVYVTHDQLEAMSISDRIAVMNKGKLLQYGAPREVYFRPINLFVADFLGRGNILYGEFLGWENEYALVRIPDLDADILGVSPHKDLPSKVAVVIRPEIMKITESRVPRDNYIVGKVDLVMFLGDRVEVRLSTSKTSLVVYLPNTMYPTVGQELKLVAPKDNVIVIPARWE, from the coding sequence TTGACTCGTGTACGACTCGAAAACGTAACGAAAGTGTATGGGTCAGTAATAGCAGTTGATCATGTAAGCTTTGAGGTTGAATCAGGAGAACTTTTCACATTGCTTGGTCCAAGCGGTTGTGGAAAAACAACTACTCTTAGAATAATTGCTGGATTTGAAGTCCCAGAAGAGGGAAAAGTGTATTTTGACGATGAAGAAGTAACATTTCTTAAACCATATCTAAGAAATACAGCGATGGTTTTCCAAAACTATGCTTTATGGCCACATATGACAGTATATGATAATGTAGCTTATGGTTTAAGGATAAGGAGGAAACAACTTGGATTATCAGAGGAAGATATACGGAGAAAGGTTAAATGGGCTCTGGAACTAGTTAAGCTCGAAGGACTTGAAAACCGTTACCCGCTTCAATTGAGTGGTGGCCAACAACAAAGAGTTGCATTAGCTAGAGCATTAGTGGTGGAACCCCGTGTTTTATTATTAGATGAGCCTCTAAGCAACTTAGATGCGAAACTAAGGATCGAGATGAGAGAAGAAATTAAGAGGCTTCAGAAAAAACTAGGTATTACAACAGTATATGTCACACACGATCAATTAGAAGCTATGAGTATAAGTGATAGGATAGCAGTTATGAATAAAGGCAAACTATTACAATATGGTGCGCCGAGAGAAGTATATTTTAGGCCTATAAACCTGTTTGTAGCAGATTTCCTAGGTAGAGGCAATATATTATACGGTGAATTTCTGGGATGGGAGAATGAATATGCACTTGTAAGAATCCCTGATCTAGATGCTGATATTCTAGGTGTATCGCCCCATAAGGATCTACCTAGTAAAGTAGCTGTAGTAATAAGGCCTGAAATAATGAAGATAACAGAATCACGTGTTCCACGAGATAACTATATTGTGGGAAAAGTTGACCTAGTAATGTTCTTAGGTGATAGAGTAGAAGTTAGATTATCCACTAGTAAGACAAGCCTTGTAGTATACTTGCCAAACACTATGTATCCTACAGTCGGTCAAGAACTAAAACTTGTTGCTCCAAAAGATAATGTTATCGTAATACCTGCACGTTGGGAATAA
- a CDS encoding ABC transporter permease yields the protein MQNYEPRLSLKHMYLAGLILAIIYLVIQPYIAPADEVGLWVFGVFYSFILFLRGIDYRRIMFSFSLSFLVIISYIYIFFVLVLNIPGYPRALAFFLLPLISIATMGYIRDKIISIKEARKRTRIKISFSTRVRSAVYKIDPIMWVFIIVGFTILIVFLLTPVLLMLYHAFEVPPGQSVFYNFVRIFTNRKYVKLEIFPWEQFYNKQTIGGRPVYVVTGINYGILLNSLINAVVVTSTATFLGILVAFVLARYSFPGRNVFRILAMIPLFVTPFVNAYVIKILFSDQGPISLLTQALFGWGIRIDKLAGVALAQIMAFYPIVYLNAYSSFINLDPSMEEQAENLGAKGLRLFLTVTLPLALPGIVAGSVLVFIFSLEDLGAPIVFQEDRLMSYQIYSSFTSETGIVSPEIAALGFVMLFLAAMGFLAIRSYVGMRSYAMISRGGRWTLRERRLGWKGLLFVYLFLLPLILFTAMPQIGVILLAFNIMPPRGFAINLDQATPEYFISLFKNPDIFIYIRNTLSYAAAAVVLATTIAIMIAYSVSRTRIKVITPTMDTLATIPLAIPGLVIALGYFYFYSTFFRGTPLDPTSGPTTFQAWIVLIIAYSIRKLPFVVRSVFAGFQQVHEALEEAALNLGASRSKVIFGVILPFILTYIISGAIIGFIYISTEVSTSITIGGLRPDQAPMTFAMMMAYKGTTVYGVQIAASMGVLLILFQLLAVSIVVLVFKQRYAFIGV from the coding sequence TTGCAGAACTATGAGCCAAGGCTAAGTCTAAAACACATGTACTTAGCAGGGTTAATTCTTGCAATAATATATCTCGTTATTCAACCCTATATAGCTCCAGCAGATGAAGTTGGTTTATGGGTTTTCGGAGTTTTCTACTCGTTTATTTTGTTTCTTCGAGGCATAGATTATAGGAGAATAATGTTCAGCTTCTCTCTAAGCTTTTTGGTGATCATATCATATATCTATATTTTCTTTGTTTTAGTATTAAACATACCGGGTTATCCGCGCGCTCTAGCATTCTTTCTTTTACCCTTAATATCAATAGCAACAATGGGTTATATTAGAGATAAGATAATTTCTATAAAAGAGGCCCGTAAGCGAACTAGGATAAAAATTTCTTTTTCGACTAGGGTTAGATCTGCTGTTTATAAAATAGATCCTATAATGTGGGTCTTCATAATAGTAGGTTTTACTATTCTCATAGTATTTCTTCTAACACCTGTTTTACTTATGCTTTATCATGCTTTTGAGGTGCCACCTGGTCAATCAGTATTTTATAATTTTGTTAGAATATTTACTAATAGGAAATATGTGAAGCTAGAGATCTTTCCATGGGAGCAGTTCTATAATAAACAAACCATAGGCGGCAGACCTGTTTATGTTGTTACAGGTATAAACTATGGTATTCTATTAAACAGTTTGATAAATGCGGTTGTGGTGACATCAACTGCTACATTTCTCGGTATACTAGTTGCTTTTGTACTTGCAAGATATAGTTTTCCCGGCAGAAACGTCTTCAGAATATTGGCTATGATACCATTGTTTGTCACACCATTTGTTAACGCATATGTTATTAAGATACTTTTCAGCGATCAAGGTCCTATATCCCTGTTGACACAGGCACTTTTTGGTTGGGGGATTAGAATAGATAAATTAGCTGGTGTTGCATTAGCACAGATTATGGCGTTCTACCCAATAGTTTATCTAAATGCTTATTCAAGCTTTATAAACTTAGATCCGAGTATGGAGGAGCAAGCAGAGAATCTAGGTGCTAAAGGTTTAAGACTTTTCTTAACCGTGACGCTTCCATTAGCATTGCCTGGTATCGTAGCTGGTTCTGTACTAGTGTTTATATTTAGCTTAGAAGACCTTGGCGCACCCATTGTTTTCCAAGAAGACAGACTTATGAGTTATCAAATCTATAGTAGTTTCACTTCGGAGACGGGGATAGTATCACCTGAGATAGCAGCATTAGGTTTTGTAATGTTATTCTTAGCCGCTATGGGCTTCTTAGCTATTAGGAGCTATGTAGGTATGAGATCATATGCTATGATCAGCAGGGGTGGTAGATGGACTTTACGTGAGAGAAGGCTTGGATGGAAAGGACTACTATTTGTTTACTTATTCCTATTACCATTAATCCTATTTACTGCAATGCCACAAATAGGCGTAATTCTGCTTGCATTCAATATAATGCCTCCAAGAGGGTTCGCAATAAATCTTGATCAAGCCACACCTGAATACTTTATCTCTCTATTCAAGAATCCAGATATATTTATATATATTAGAAACACTCTATCATATGCTGCTGCAGCAGTAGTATTGGCTACTACAATAGCTATCATGATAGCATATAGTGTAAGTAGAACAAGGATTAAAGTAATAACTCCTACCATGGATACCTTAGCTACAATACCTCTCGCAATTCCTGGCCTAGTAATCGCGCTGGGATACTTCTACTTCTACTCGACATTCTTCCGTGGAACACCTCTAGATCCTACAAGTGGTCCTACAACGTTCCAAGCATGGATTGTCTTAATAATAGCTTATAGCATACGTAAATTGCCATTCGTGGTTAGATCTGTTTTTGCAGGCTTCCAGCAGGTTCATGAAGCACTTGAAGAAGCCGCATTGAATCTAGGTGCTTCTAGGTCTAAGGTTATATTTGGTGTTATACTACCATTCATACTAACATATATTATTAGTGGTGCAATCATTGGATTCATATATATTAGTACAGAGGTAAGCACAAGCATTACGATCGGAGGTTTAAGACCTGACCAAGCACCAATGACATTTGCGATGATGATGGCGTATAAGGGAACAACCGTTTATGGTGTTCAAATAGCTGCTTCGATGGGAGTATTACTTATATTGTTCCAATTACTAGCTGTATCTATAGTTGTGCTTGTGTTCAAGCAGAGATATGCATTCATAGGTGTGTAA
- a CDS encoding ABC transporter substrate-binding protein, with protein sequence MFNVKALAIIGLTILLILGSTASAINVKSTTGAWPWGNQSEPFPWLEYLKSLPHPTGVTLTIITRHENTIIMKAKEAFLNSPVAKELGITNIVAVFAGPEQWETYIKQALDAGRPIDIAWGGGPTLFNYIDEKGYIEPLDNTTHPEYNAVLYEMQKIPERIAGAPTYKVGDDGYVHWIGAAISSFGFTVNHDVINNYNVPVPKKWIDLTDPVYAKYLPDTPLTGIADPTKSTSNTRMYEIILQAYGWDEGWKVLTLMAANAKIYDSSSGVRDAVIRGDIAVGITIDFYGYTAMHQNPACEYIIPENESIVNADPIAILKNTRYPVQAAAFVAWVLSEYGGQQVWLDPDINRLPINPRVFNTDIGHQRQDLKQAFETATASGVIEFNETLSGLTERAMQYYFKATLVNAHDDLQNVWSAIARAYLNGQITKEQFDYLVNQLTKPFEFTDPLTGKKTTFTLDYAIKINDQLLQGSIYQALMSEWEDGARNRYLETYNLLQQILSGSPIPTTTTTTTTTTTTTPPATTTPPTTTTPPATTTTTTTTTTTTTTTTTPTTPPPTTPSGAGGLSTSLIITIVIIVIAVIVAIYYLMRK encoded by the coding sequence GTGTTCAATGTAAAGGCATTAGCTATTATAGGCTTAACTATTCTACTAATACTTGGCTCGACGGCTTCAGCGATTAATGTTAAATCTACAACGGGGGCATGGCCATGGGGTAATCAAAGCGAACCATTTCCTTGGCTAGAATACCTGAAAAGCCTGCCGCATCCCACAGGTGTAACTCTGACTATTATTACAAGACATGAGAATACAATTATTATGAAGGCTAAGGAAGCATTTCTAAATAGTCCTGTTGCCAAAGAACTAGGTATTACAAATATAGTAGCAGTCTTCGCCGGTCCGGAACAGTGGGAAACATATATTAAACAAGCACTCGATGCTGGCAGACCAATTGATATAGCATGGGGAGGTGGGCCAACACTATTCAACTATATTGATGAAAAAGGATATATTGAACCATTAGATAACACAACTCATCCAGAATACAATGCTGTCCTATACGAGATGCAGAAAATACCTGAGAGAATCGCTGGTGCTCCAACATATAAGGTTGGAGACGATGGTTATGTGCATTGGATAGGTGCTGCTATAAGTAGCTTTGGATTCACAGTTAATCATGACGTGATCAATAATTATAATGTACCTGTTCCAAAGAAATGGATAGACCTAACAGATCCCGTATATGCAAAGTACTTACCAGACACTCCATTAACCGGTATAGCTGATCCGACAAAGAGCACAAGCAATACTAGAATGTATGAGATAATTCTGCAAGCATATGGCTGGGATGAAGGATGGAAAGTACTAACCCTTATGGCGGCTAACGCTAAAATATACGATAGCAGTAGCGGTGTACGTGACGCAGTTATCCGTGGAGACATAGCAGTCGGTATAACTATTGACTTCTACGGATACACAGCTATGCATCAAAACCCTGCATGTGAGTACATTATTCCCGAGAATGAAAGTATAGTAAACGCTGATCCAATAGCGATACTTAAGAATACAAGATACCCTGTACAAGCCGCAGCCTTCGTAGCCTGGGTACTCAGCGAATATGGTGGACAGCAGGTCTGGTTAGATCCAGATATTAACAGACTACCTATTAACCCAAGAGTTTTCAACACAGATATTGGCCATCAAAGACAAGATTTAAAACAAGCATTCGAAACAGCTACAGCTAGCGGAGTCATAGAGTTCAACGAAACACTATCAGGTTTAACGGAGAGAGCAATGCAGTACTACTTCAAAGCAACACTTGTAAATGCACATGATGACTTGCAAAATGTTTGGTCAGCAATTGCTCGAGCATATCTAAACGGTCAAATAACTAAGGAGCAATTCGATTATCTCGTAAACCAATTAACAAAACCATTCGAATTCACCGACCCACTTACCGGCAAGAAAACAACGTTTACACTTGATTACGCCATAAAAATAAATGACCAATTATTACAGGGATCAATATATCAAGCATTAATGAGTGAATGGGAAGATGGAGCTAGAAACCGCTATCTAGAAACATATAATCTACTCCAACAAATACTAAGCGGCTCCCCAATCCCAACAACCACAACAACGACCACCACAACTACAACCACAACTCCCCCAGCAACTACAACGCCTCCTACAACAACTACTCCGCCAGCAACCACGACAACGACCACTACGACTACTACCACAACAACTACTACGACAACACCAACAACTCCACCACCAACCACACCTTCAGGAGCCGGAGGATTATCAACATCGCTAATAATAACTATAGTTATCATTGTCATAGCAGTAATAGTAGCAATATATTACTTAATGCGCAAGTAG